AACAACTTTGTCGAGAGAGTGAAGTAAGAATGAAATATTTTTCTTTTTTATCGGCAATTTATAGCTCGGATATTCAATCTTCTTATATTTTTTTCCGTCCTTAAACAGGTAATCTGCAAAGTGCGGAGTAACCACTTTCCCATTGTTCGCAAGTCCGGCGTAGAATTGTGCAACTGCAAGAGGGGTGAATAACACTTCTCCCTGACCTATCACCAAATTAAGAAGATTGCCTGTTGACCAACCATGTTTACTATAATGTTTATTATACCATTTTGTGTTTGGAAAAAAACTATGACGTTTATTAAATTGATCTATTTTTGATTTATCCAAAATCCCACACTTTTGAATAAAATTTTTAAATTCATCCAATTTTATTTTTTTTGCCAACTCATAAAAATATGTATCACACGATTCCCTGATAGCTCCGAGTAAATCCATTTTTCCGTGTCCCTCTTTTTTCCAGCAACCAAAAAATCTGCCACCGAAGTCCATTCCACCCTCACAATCTACTAACACCTCATCCGGCTTCACGATTTCATTTTCCAGAGCAAAGGCTGCGGTAACTAATTTGAATACCGAACCCGGAGGATAAGTAGCATTGCAGACTTTATTCAATAAGGGATTGTGCGGATTTTGGATTATATCCTCCCAATAATCTCGTTCCATACCGCTAACAAAAAAATTTTGATCGTAAGATGGGTGGCTGACAGCCGCTATGATACCACCGGTTTTACAATTCATAACAATTGCCACACATGAACTATCCGATGGTAACAACGTATTAATTTTTTTCTGAAGTGCATAATCAACAGAGAGGACAACATCCAGTCCTGGTTGGGGTGCCTTGAACTTATTCCCTTTTCCCAAGCCGAGATAGGTGCCGGAGGCATCCACCTGAAGGAGATCATATCCCTTGCTACCTCTCAATTCGTTCTCATAAAAGGATTCCAGTCCAACTTTACCGATGAAATCCATTTGCCCGTAACCTTCTCCCCGCAGCTGTTCATATTCATTTTCTGATATTTTTCCGACATATCCCACAAAATGATTTTGTGAAATATAATTTCTATGGCTCTCCGAAATAACTTTTAGAGAGGGATATGTTTCCAGATTTTCTTCAAGATGAATTGCGGTTTCCATATCTAAATTATGTGCAATGGGGATCGGAGCAAATCGAATAAATCTATTTTTATGGATTATCTTGAGAATTTTTTCTTTTGAAAGCAAGAGGTTGTTTGATAAGAATTCTGATACTCCCTCTTTATCCTTCATTTTTCTCAAATCAAGATACACTGATAATGAGGGGATATTTTCCACTAAAGGCTGAAGATTTGCATCATATATAATTCCCCTTTTAGTTGGCTTTTGGAGTGATCTTATATAATTACTTTCTGCAATCTTCTTGTAGTAACTACCATTTGAGACTTGAACTTTATACAAAAAAAATATCAGGAAACAAAAAATAGCAGCTATTAAGATAAAAGTAAAATCTTCTTTACGCAATCCCGAACGAGCCATTTAGAATCTTTTTGTAGAAATATGAAGCTTGCTTACAAACAAAAAAAGTAAAATTATTATAAATGAAAAAAGCGAACTATAGAAAGAGAGAAAAACAATTTTAAATATTGGTAGCCCTTGTTTCACATTAAAAACAAAAATTATCAGATCCCTTAATAAAAAATAAAATAAGTTTGAAACGATAACCAGGAATAAATAAAGCCCCAATTGTTTTTTATTTAGTGACCCTTTTACTTTACCCAAAATAAAGGCAATTATTACAAATAAAAGTGTAGAAATCCCAAAACAACAAGGTGTATTCAAATCTATGATCACTCCGAGAATAAACGCAAAGATAAGAGTAACCTTCTCATCGTTAGTGATTCCCAAAAAAATGATAATGGAGAGTAAAAAGTTTGGGACAACCGTCATTATCGCAAGATTTTCTGCGAAAAAATATTGAAAATACAGAAAAAATATGGATAGAAAAATTATTCTAATCATTTCATGCTTTCCTTTTTTTGCCGCAAATTGGTATCAATTTTCACTAAGGTTTTTGAGACGATATTTCTTCGTTTTCCGTTTAACATTTTTTTATAAATTCGCACTTAAGTCAAGTTCTCTTTCTCCCAAACGAGACAGATTGGCGTAAGTTCATCACCTTGACCCTGGGGATTATCGTTCATTATTTCTTCGAGAAGTTTGGAATCAATGCCACGAGATTTTCCAATTACCCACGATCCGCCGATATCATTGATATCCATTATAGCCGCTTCGTTTCCATACACCGATCTGATTTCTTCGCAGATTTCTTCGCAGTTTATTGGTCCTTTTATAACGGTTTTATTATAGGGGGGAACCGGTGAAGTGTGAGCAGCATCCACAAGAGCGGCTTGTTTTCCGGCTACTCTGTAGAACACTCCCCTTTTTCCAACCAATTTTCCGAAAAAACCAAGGAAGGCAGCTACAATGATCCGAAATTTTCCGCATTCGTCTATCGCACATTGCATGCTGGTTTTTGAACGTAAACCCACTCCATAATTTACGTTTCGCACACCACGCCAAAGTAATTTTGCCAATAATCCTATTTTTATTGAATTTTCCGCAACAGCTCTTCCTTGAGTAATTGCAACCGGACTTTCGCTCAACACAACAATATCATTTGTTTTCCTTACATTTTTTGTGTACTCCCCCACAATTTCAATAATATCGTCCTGCGAATTTAAAATTTTGGTTTTTATTGGTTTCCGAAAAAAAATTCTGTTTTGGATTGTTCTTTCTGTTGTTATGTTATTCATTCTGGTTTTTCCACTAATGTATTTGGATAAATGCCTTTCGTTAATATGTCGCACCTATGGTGCTTTTACTCATTCTTTGATTTCTTTGTCCAATGGCTTACACCATTGGCTACAAAAATTTCGCACCGCTGGTGCTGGATGGAATATTTCATTTGCTTGCCTTTTCGTGTATTTCGTGGTCATTCTTCATTATTCATTATTCATTATCCATTATTCATCGTTTTACACACGAAAGGACTCGTGTGCCACTTTTTGGGAAAAAAAGAATACGTATTACGCTTTTCCAAAGCGTTCCGTTGTGCTGTTTTGAAAAAGAAAATATGAGTTTTGTTCTCTCCAAGCAGGGGCTTGAAGCAAAGGCGTTCCCAAGCTGGGGCTTGGGAACGAGAAAATGGGAGGGCTTGGGAACGAGAAAACGGGAATATCTGGGAACGAGAAATATGGGGACTTTAGTGTATTTCGTGTATTTCGCCTGTCCAATGAAATGTTTTTTCTTTTCATATTTCATCGGGATGGTCATTATTCATTATTCATTATTCATTATTCATTATTTTGATGCATTCTGAAGTCCAGTCGGAAAAAGAACCGTCTGAACTCCAGTATGCAGAGTAGAAAAACCAGCAGTTCTCGACTTATCCGCCAACTGGCGGACGCTTCAAGCCAAGTCCTGCTTTCCGGTTTGAAAAACCCGAGTCGTGTCAAAAAGAATGACGCGACTCGAGTTTTCGTGTATTTCGTGTATTTCGTGATCATTTTACATTTTACATTTTACATTTTACATTATTCATTATTCATTATTCATTATTCATTATTCATTAATCATTAATCACTATTCAGTTCAAGTATGCCAACTTCTTCTACTTGTTCAATATTTACAAATGGCTGAATCTCTGCTTCCATGAATAAACTGTTTTTGGTTTCTGATATTTTTATGATTTCACCGAGCGGAATTCCCGGAGGATAAATTGAACTCAGACTTGATGTTATTATCTTATCACCAATCTTGATATNNNNNNNNNNNNNNNNNNNNNNNNNNNNNNNNNNNNNNNNNNNNNNNNNNNNNNNNNNNNNNNNNNNNNNNNNNNNNNNNNNNNNNNNNNNNNNNNNNNNTGAATCTCTGCTTCCATGAATAAACTGTTTTTGGTTTCTGATATTTTTATGATTTCACCGAGCGGAATTCCCGGAGGATAAATTGAACTCAGACTTGATGTTATTATCTTATCACCAATCTTGATATTACTTCCGACCTTTATTTTTCGAAAATAAATTCTCCCGTCGAGTTCTGTCTCTACTATCCCATTCACTCGACTTCTCTCATCTATTGCTCCCATACGGAAATATCGGTTACGGAAAGTTTGAACTACAGAAAATGAGGGATAAACAGTTGTGATTCTTCCAATTAAACCATTTGCGGAAATTACCGGAGAATTTTTTTTTACATTTTCAGACACATCGCCGTCAATACTTAATGTTTCAAAATTTATAAATGAGCCCGTACCAACAACATGTGAAATCCTTATTTGCAAATTATTTTCACTTGCACTATCCAACAAAGATGATATTCTGTTGAATTTTAATATCTTTTCAGACATAAGACGATTTTGCATCTGAGCTGAGAAAAGTTTTTCCGCCAATTCCGCATTCTTTTTGGTCAGATTTGCTAAAGAAGAAATATACGAAATACTGGAAGTGTATGGCAAAAAAAAATATCTGCCTACAAATTGTGCTTTATTTATCCTGTCTTGATTATTGCCCGAAATAAAAACAATCGAAATAATAAGTAAAACTATAAACAGAATATTATTTGCTTTTTGCATTTAGTAATCCGATTTTAACTTGCGAAGATTTTCTGCCCATTTGCGAGGTTTAAATACATCTGCCTTAGGCGGACAAAACGAATAAAAAATATATTTTGGATTCGTTGGTTTTATTCGTTGTTAATCAAATTTTTTATTTTTGTTTTAGCAGAACTTTTTGATATTCTTCCAGATTATCCAATATTGCTCCACTTCCCATAACCACGCTGGTAAGTGGTTTGTCAATCAATGTAACAGGCAGATCCACGGTTTCTTTGATTCTGCGATCAAGTCCTTTAAGTTGAGAAGCGCCACCTGTGAGTACAATCCCGCGATCTGCAATATCCGCTGCCAGCTCAGGAGCGGTCTTTTCAAATAACCTTTTTATCGCATCCACTATTTTTGTTACTGTTTCAGATAAAGCATCACGAATTTCTTCGGAATTAATTTTTCTGGTTACCGGAAATCCGCTAATCAAATCCCTACCGCGTACTTCCATCGTTAATTCCTCTTTCAATTTGTGAGCAGACCCAATCTTG
The sequence above is a segment of the Candidatus Cloacimonadota bacterium genome. Coding sequences within it:
- the mrdA gene encoding penicillin-binding protein 2 is translated as MARSGLRKEDFTFILIAAIFCFLIFFLYKVQVSNGSYYKKIAESNYIRSLQKPTKRGIIYDANLQPLVENIPSLSVYLDLRKMKDKEGVSEFLSNNLLLSKEKILKIIHKNRFIRFAPIPIAHNLDMETAIHLEENLETYPSLKVISESHRNYISQNHFVGYVGKISENEYEQLRGEGYGQMDFIGKVGLESFYENELRGSKGYDLLQVDASGTYLGLGKGNKFKAPQPGLDVVLSVDYALQKKINTLLPSDSSCVAIVMNCKTGGIIAAVSHPSYDQNFFVSGMERDYWEDIIQNPHNPLLNKVCNATYPPGSVFKLVTAAFALENEIVKPDEVLVDCEGGMDFGGRFFGCWKKEGHGKMDLLGAIRESCDTYFYELAKKIKLDEFKNFIQKCGILDKSKIDQFNKRHSFFPNTKWYNKHYSKHGWSTGNLLNLVIGQGEVLFTPLAVAQFYAGLANNGKVVTPHFADYLFKDGKKYKKIEYPSYKLPIKKKNISFLLHSLDKVVNGKHGTGQIARINGVKIGGKTGSAENYKGDTHAWFVAVAPIDDPEIVVVVFVENGGSGAGISAILTAKILAEYFETSTFYDL
- the mreD gene encoding rod shape-determining protein MreD codes for the protein MIRIIFLSIFFLYFQYFFAENLAIMTVVPNFLLSIIIFLGITNDEKVTLIFAFILGVIIDLNTPCCFGISTLLFVIIAFILGKVKGSLNKKQLGLYLFLVIVSNLFYFLLRDLIIFVFNVKQGLPIFKIVFLSFYSSLFSFIIILLFLFVSKLHISTKRF
- a CDS encoding coenzyme F420-0:L-glutamate ligase; translation: MNNITTERTIQNRIFFRKPIKTKILNSQDDIIEIVGEYTKNVRKTNDIVVLSESPVAITQGRAVAENSIKIGLLAKLLWRGVRNVNYGVGLRSKTSMQCAIDECGKFRIIVAAFLGFFGKLVGKRGVFYRVAGKQAALVDAAHTSPVPPYNKTVIKGPINCEEICEEIRSVYGNEAAIMDINDIGGSWVIGKSRGIDSKLLEEIMNDNPQGQGDELTPICLVWEKENLT
- a CDS encoding rod shape-determining protein MreC is translated as IKIGDKIITSSLSSIYPPGIPLGEIIKISETKNSLFMEAEIQPFVNIEQVEEVGILELNSD
- the mreC gene encoding rod shape-determining protein MreC — protein: MQKANNILFIVLLIISIVFISGNNQDRINKAQFVGRYFFLPYTSSISYISSLANLTKKNAELAEKLFSAQMQNRLMSEKILKFNRISSLLDSASENNLQIRISHVVGTGSFINFETLSIDGDVSENVKKNSPVISANGLIGRITTVYPSFSVVQTFRNRYFRMGAIDERSRVNGIVETELDGRIYFRKIKVGSNIKIGDKIITSSLSSIYPPGIPLGEIIKISETKNSLFMEAEI